The Haloplanus salinarum genome includes a region encoding these proteins:
- a CDS encoding phosphoglycerate kinase: MFKTLDDIGSGKRVLVRLDLNSPVEDGIVKDNRRFARHARTVRELVEAEHRVVVIAHQGRPGRDSFVSLDQHADLLAEYVETPVAFVDDVHGEAAVAAIRDLGAGEVLLLENVRMCEDELPERSPTEHADSEFVRSLAPEFDCYVNDAYSAAHRSHASLVGFPRHLPAYAGRVMEAEYEANTSIANREFDGPVTMVLGGAKATDVIDVMSALDEGVDNYLLGGIVGELFLRAAGYDVGYDVGDGELYDHQWADNEDRIRELLAERADRIRLPADLAYERDEERAEVPVEGVEKTQPLLDVGATTVGDYGEVIEDSAAVFVKGALGVFEDERFADGTVGILESIASTDCFSVIGGGDTSRAIELYGLDEDYFSHVSIAGGAYVRALTGQSLPGVEALSRDD; this comes from the coding sequence ATGTTCAAGACGCTCGACGATATCGGGTCCGGGAAACGCGTCCTCGTCCGCTTGGATCTCAACTCGCCGGTCGAGGACGGCATCGTCAAGGACAATCGGCGGTTCGCACGCCACGCCCGGACCGTGCGGGAACTCGTCGAGGCCGAACATCGTGTCGTCGTCATAGCCCACCAGGGCCGACCGGGCCGGGACTCCTTCGTCTCGCTCGACCAGCACGCGGACCTCCTCGCCGAGTACGTCGAGACACCCGTCGCATTCGTCGACGACGTCCACGGCGAGGCGGCCGTCGCGGCCATCCGCGACCTTGGCGCCGGCGAAGTGCTCCTGCTCGAGAACGTGCGGATGTGCGAGGACGAACTCCCGGAGAGATCCCCCACGGAACACGCCGACAGCGAGTTCGTCCGATCGCTCGCCCCCGAGTTCGACTGTTACGTGAACGACGCCTACTCGGCGGCCCACCGCTCGCACGCCTCGCTCGTCGGCTTCCCGCGCCACCTCCCCGCCTACGCCGGACGCGTCATGGAGGCGGAGTACGAGGCCAACACCAGCATCGCCAACCGGGAGTTCGACGGCCCAGTGACGATGGTGCTCGGCGGCGCGAAGGCCACCGACGTCATCGACGTGATGTCGGCCCTCGACGAGGGGGTCGACAACTACCTGCTCGGCGGCATCGTCGGCGAACTCTTCCTCCGGGCGGCCGGCTACGACGTGGGCTACGACGTGGGCGACGGCGAACTCTACGACCACCAGTGGGCGGACAACGAGGACCGCATCCGCGAGCTCCTCGCCGAGCGGGCCGATCGCATCCGTCTCCCCGCCGACTTGGCGTACGAACGCGACGAGGAACGGGCGGAGGTTCCCGTGGAGGGCGTCGAGAAGACCCAACCGCTGCTCGACGTGGGAGCGACCACCGTTGGCGACTACGGCGAGGTCATCGAGGACTCCGCGGCCGTCTTCGTGAAAGGCGCCCTCGGCGTGTTCGAGGACGAACGCTTCGCCGACGGCACCGTCGGCATCCTCGAATCCATCGCCTCGACGGACTGCTTTTCCGTCATCGGCGGTGGCGACACCTCCCGTGCGATCGAACTCTACGGCCTCGACGAGGACTACTTCTCTCACGTCTCCATCGCCGGCGGCGCCTACGTGCGGGCGCTCACCGGGCAGTCGCTTCCCGGCGTCGAGGCGCTGTCACGGGACGACTGA
- a CDS encoding ATP-grasp domain-containing protein: MLRLAVTTRAETFDRLCDPLADRGIEVAHLPAEGRTIDLSAPPDERFDVGFVFPSRTQAGAALSALHDLAWVNGREAVHTSRNKGGVLATLGAAGLPVPETTMVSSPVDAEAVADAAADLSWPVVVKPNSTTRGTGVTKATDLDSLLGVIDYLDLVHDYRATGDKTFLLQEYLPDARDYRVMVVDGAYAGAVERRLPETDRAAGRWKHNVHRGAEAAGVDLDPALRRLAERAADALDVHYLGVDLLVTDDRAVVAETNARPTVDAATKYVPEFYDRLAALIRRTAEA, encoded by the coding sequence ATGCTCCGCCTCGCGGTGACGACCCGCGCCGAGACCTTCGACCGGCTGTGCGACCCGCTCGCCGACCGGGGTATCGAGGTCGCACACCTCCCCGCGGAGGGGCGGACGATCGACCTCTCGGCGCCCCCGGACGAGCGGTTCGACGTCGGCTTCGTCTTCCCCTCGCGCACCCAGGCTGGCGCCGCCCTGTCGGCGCTCCACGACCTCGCGTGGGTGAACGGCCGCGAGGCGGTCCACACCTCGCGGAACAAGGGCGGCGTCCTCGCGACGCTCGGCGCGGCGGGCCTCCCCGTCCCCGAGACGACGATGGTCTCGAGTCCCGTCGACGCCGAGGCTGTCGCCGACGCCGCCGCCGACCTGTCGTGGCCGGTCGTCGTCAAGCCCAACTCCACGACCCGCGGGACGGGCGTGACGAAGGCGACGGACCTCGACTCGCTGCTCGGCGTGATCGACTACCTGGATCTGGTCCACGACTACCGCGCCACCGGCGACAAGACCTTCCTCCTCCAGGAGTACCTCCCCGACGCCCGCGACTACCGGGTGATGGTCGTCGACGGAGCGTACGCGGGGGCGGTGGAGCGGCGACTCCCCGAGACCGACCGGGCGGCGGGGCGGTGGAAACACAACGTCCACCGGGGGGCCGAGGCGGCTGGGGTGGACCTCGATCCGGCCCTCCGGCGGCTGGCCGAGCGGGCGGCCGACGCGCTCGACGTCCACTATCTGGGCGTGGACCTGCTGGTGACCGACGACCGGGCGGTCGTCGCGGAGACGAACGCGCGACCGACGGTCGACGCGGCGACGAAGTACGTCCCGGAGTTCTACGATCGGCTGGCGGCGTTGATCCGGCGGACCGCGGAGGCGTAA
- a CDS encoding 50S ribosomal protein L16, with protein MTDKPASMYRELSKRPYTRREYITGIPGSKIAQHNMGNLQTDPDDYPVHISLEVEEECQIRHGALEASRLSANRRLLKEVGQENYKMVLRKFPHHVIRENKQATGAGADRVSDGMRQAFGKPVGTAARIQANETVFTCYCDPEDAATVKDAFRRSYNKISPPCRIVVEKGEKLLVA; from the coding sequence ATGACGGACAAACCGGCCTCCATGTACCGGGAACTCAGCAAGCGCCCGTACACGCGACGCGAGTACATCACGGGCATCCCGGGCTCCAAGATCGCACAGCACAACATGGGTAACCTCCAGACCGACCCCGACGACTACCCGGTCCACATCAGCCTCGAAGTCGAGGAGGAGTGTCAGATCCGCCACGGCGCGCTCGAAGCCTCCCGGCTGTCGGCCAACCGCCGCCTCCTGAAGGAGGTCGGCCAGGAGAACTACAAGATGGTGCTCCGGAAGTTCCCCCACCACGTCATCCGCGAGAACAAGCAGGCGACGGGCGCGGGCGCGGACCGTGTCTCCGACGGGATGCGACAGGCGTTCGGCAAGCCGGTCGGCACCGCCGCCCGCATCCAAGCGAACGAGACCGTCTTCACCTGTTACTGCGACCCCGAGGACGCCGCCACGGTGAAGGACGCGTTCCGCCGCTCGTACAACAAGATCTCGCCCCCCTGCCGCATCGTCGTCGAGAAGGGCGAGAAACTGCTGGTCGCCTGA
- a CDS encoding Hsp20/alpha crystallin family protein has product MRGDDRDDPFGDIFDEIERMMNEMTGTGGAVGDGSGFSSETHVDVYDESGQVRLVADLPGVEKEGIELKCDGKTLTISAASPHREYDERVRLPARVDEHSASATFNNGILEVTMDKLGDSAAIDVE; this is encoded by the coding sequence ATGAGAGGCGACGACCGCGACGACCCGTTCGGCGACATCTTCGACGAGATCGAACGGATGATGAACGAGATGACGGGAACGGGAGGCGCCGTCGGCGATGGCTCCGGGTTCTCCTCCGAGACCCACGTCGACGTCTACGACGAGTCGGGGCAGGTGCGGCTCGTCGCCGACCTCCCTGGGGTCGAGAAGGAGGGGATCGAGCTGAAGTGTGACGGCAAGACCCTCACCATCAGCGCCGCGTCTCCACACCGCGAGTACGACGAGCGCGTCCGCCTTCCCGCCCGCGTCGACGAGCACTCCGCCTCGGCCACCTTCAACAACGGCATCCTCGAGGTCACCATGGACAAGCTCGGCGACTCCGCCGCCATCGACGTCGAGTAG